A stretch of Aspergillus nidulans FGSC A4 chromosome VI DNA encodes these proteins:
- a CDS encoding MFS transporter (transcript_id=CADANIAT00010440): MSSATLATEVDRAEKGENGPSENSDEKVDWDGPDDPANPMNWSTSKKTAQLVLMAANTFITPLASSMFAPGIKGVMMEFHSSDTMLASFVVSVFVLGYVVGPFVIAPLSELYGRVPLYHACNVMFLVFTIACAVAKTLPQLIVFRLFAGVAGVCPITIGSGTIADMTLQEKRAGIMAIWALGPILGPVVGPVAGGFLSEAEGWRWVFWVIAITTGVISIGALIAYRESYAPVLLARKAARLRKETGNPSLRSVHDTGRTPKQVFVDAFTRPIKFLFLSPIVFLFSLFSTISYGYLYLMFTTITSIFEGQYGWAPSIAGLAYLGFGIGSMVGLIVSGAIGNKIAADHTAKGIFKPESRLPPMIFGSLAIPIGLFWYGWSAEAKTHWIVPIIGTGVFAVGLMVVFMVANTYLVDSYLLHAASVTAANTALRSLGGALLPLAGPDMYDALGLGWGNSLLAFIALAMCACPVLFWKYGEMIRTHPRFQIRL, from the exons ATGTCGTCCGCAACGCTGGCAACCGAGGTCGACCGCGccgagaaaggagaaaatgGGCCGAGTGAGAACAGCGACGAGAAGGTCGACTGGGACGGCCCTGACGACCCCGCCAACCCGATGAACTGGTCGACCAGCAAAAAGACTGCGCAGCTGGTTTTGATGGCCGCAAACACCTTTATCAC CCCTCTCGCCTCGTCCATGTTCGCGCCTGGGATAAAAGGCGTCATGATGGAATTCCACTCGAGTGATACAATGCTGGCCTCCTTCGTCGTTTCCGTATTTGTCCTGGGGTACGTGGTCGGCCCGTTCGTCATCGCGCCGCTCTCAGAACTATACGGCCGCGTCCCGCTCTACCACGCCTGTAACGTGATGTTTCTGGTGTTCACCATCGCCTGCGCCGTCGCCAAAACGCTGCCACAGTTGATCGTCTTTCGATTGTTTGCTGGCGTTGCCGGCGTTTGTCCGATCACGATCGGATCAGGCACAATTGCCGATATGACTCTGCAGGAGAAGCGCGCCGGCATCATGGCCATATGGGCACTGGGGCCTATCCTCGGCCCCGTCGTTGGGCCCGTCGCTGGAGGGTTCCTGTCCGAGGCGGAGGGCTGGCGATGGGTGTTTTGGGTTATCGCAATCACG ACCGGCGTAATCAGCATTGGTGCGCTTATCGCCTACCGCGAGTCATACGCGCCCGTCCTGCTTGCCCGCAAGGCTGCCCGACTGCGCAAGGAGACAGGGAACCCGTCCCTGCGGTCCGTCCACGATACCGGCCGGACCCCGAAGCAGGTCTTTGTCGACGCCTTCACGCGTCCGATcaagttcctcttcctgtcGCCcattgtcttcctcttttcgCTCTTTTCCACCATCTCCTATGGGTACCTGTACCTCATgttcaccaccatcaccagTATCTTCGAGGGCCAGTACGGCTGGGCTCCTTCAATCGCAGGCCTTGCGTATCTGGGATTCGGTATCGGTAGTATGGTCGGCCTCATCGTTAGCGGTGCAATCGGGAACAAGATCGCGGCCGATCATACGGCCAAGGGTATATTCAAACCGGAGTCCCGTCTGCCGCCGATGATCTTTGGGTCGCTGGCCATCCCGATCGGGCTTTTTTGGTACGGCTGGAGCGCCGAGGCTAAGACGCACTGGATCGTGCCGATTATCGGTACGGGCGTGTTCGCTGTGGGATTGATGGTTGTGTTCATGGTTGCCAACACGTATCTCGTCGACTCGTACCTGCTGCATGCGGCCTCGGTCACGGCCGCGAACACCGCGCTGCGGTCGCTCGGCGGtgcgctgctgccgctggcggGGCCAGACATGTATGATGCCCTCGGTCTGGGATGGGGGAACTCGTTGTTGGCGTTTATTGCATTGGCGATGTGTGCGTGTCCGGTGTTATTCTGGAAGTACGGAGAGATGATTCGCACGCATCCCCGGTTTCAGATCCGGTTGTAG
- a CDS encoding acyl--CoA ligase (transcript_id=CADANIAT00010441), translated as MIFEPDLRVPVPNTDILTYIFANPPYDPNKPVYVDVSNPARSISLAQARTIIRQLIAGLRAWGVKEGDCVAIHSFNDIYYSILVLATIGVGGIFTGTNPSYTSHELAHHFRTADVSFVLSEPEILGPVLEAAKVVGIPESSVRIFNPLPEQAVPEGRASWKELYNHGEECWVEFDDEVKSRTTAAARLFSSGTTGLPKAVTNTHRNLIAQQELVFQIHPRDYERRHIFATPVFHAAVAPSTHVGALKSGHTVHLMRRFDLALYLQACLKYQITDLMLVPPLVIALLMNDMAYEKPYLRSVRSAACGAAPLDKNVQGRLRKLLGPGASFTQVWGMTETTCIATSFIYPESDDTGSVGRLIANLEAKLVDDQGKNISAYNTRGELCVRGPTVTPGYFNNPSANAESFDEDGWYHTGDIAYCDAASRKWYIVDRKKELIKVRGFQVAPPELEAVLLSHPLIVDAAVIGIKDKREDGSELVRAYVVRRPGKGEGLTEDEVKEYLGQRLAKYKALTGGVRFVEAIPKNASGKILKRMLRKEAERESKGRESAGENKAKL; from the exons ATGATTTTCGAACCAGATCTCCGTGTTCCAGTCCCTAATACCGATATCCTGACCTATATCTTCGCCAACCCTCCCTATGACCCTAACAAGCCG GTCTATGTCGATGTGTCCAACCCTGCCCGTTCAATATCGCTCGCGCAAGCGCGCACAATAATCCGCCAGCTCATCGCGGGCCTGCGGGCCTGGGGCGTGAAGGAGGGGGATTGTGTTGCTATCCATTCATTCAACGAT ATATACTATTCGATACTCGTCCTCGCTACcatcggcgtcggcgggATCTTTACAGGCACGAATCCCAGTTACACCTCCCACGAATTGGCGCACCATTTCCGCACAGCAGATGTGAGCTTCGTGCTCTCTGAGCCAGAGATTCTGGGTCCGGTGCTGGAGGCTGCGAAGGTCGTGGGGATCCCTGAGAGCAGTGTGCGGATCTTCAACCCGCTGCCTGAGCAGGCGGTTCCAGAGGGCAGAGCCTCCTGGAAGGAACTTTATAATCATGGCGAGGAATGCTGGGTCGAGTTCGATGACGAGGTCAAATCAAGAACGACGGCCGCTGCGAGACTGTTTAGTTCGGGGACGACGGGGCTCCCGAAGGCCGTGACGAACACGCATAGGAATCTTATCgcgcagcaggagcttgtCTTTCAGATCCACCCGCGAGACTATGAA AGAAGGCATATTTTCGCAACACCCGTATTCCATGCCGCCGTCGCGCCGAGCACACATGTCGGCGCCCTGAAATCAGGTCATACAGTGCACTTGATGCGCCGATTTGATCTCGCACTATACCTGCAAGCCTGCTTAAAGTATCAGATCACAGATCTGATGCTGGTGCCGCCCCTCGTCATCGCATTGCTGATGAACGACATGGCATACGAGAAGCCGTACCTGCGCTCTGTGCGGAGCGCGGCCTGCGGCGCAGCGCCGCTGGATAAAAACGTCCAGGGGAGACTGCGCAAACTCCTCGGCCCCGGCGCTTCATTCACGCAGGTCTGGGGCATGACTGAGACCACCTGCATTGCGACATCTTTTATTTACCCAGAAAGCGATGACACCGGGTCGGTGGGGAGGTTGATTGCGAATTTGGAGGCTAA GTTAGTCGACGATCAAGGGAAGAATATCTCCGCCTACAACACGCGCGGCGAGCTCTGCGTTCGCGGCCCCACCGTTACGCCGGGGTACTTCAACAACCCTTCTGCGAATGCAGAATCCTTTGATGAGGACGGCTGGTACCACACCGGCGACATCGCATACTGCGACGCCGCCAGCAGGAAATGGTACATTGTCGATCGGAAGAAGGAACTTATCAAGGTGCGCGGGTTCCAGGTTGCGCCACCAGAACTCGAGGCCGTGCTGCTTTCTCACCCGCTTATCGTTGATGCGGCGGTCATTGGAATCAAGGATAAAAGGGAGGACGGGAGTGAGCTGGTACGTGCGTATGTGGTTAGAAGACCTGGGAAGGGTGAGGGGTTgacggaggatgaggtcAAGGAGTATTTGGGGCAACGATTGGCAAAGTACAAGGCTCTGACGGGGGGTGTGAGGTTCGTGGAAGCGATCCCCAAGAATGCCTCTGGGAAGATCCTGAAAAGGATGCTCAGGAAGGAGGCCGAGAGGGAGAGTAAGGGGAGAGAGAGCGCGGGAGAGAACAAGGCGAAGCTGTAA
- a CDS encoding uncharacterized protein (transcript_id=CADANIAT00010442) — MARTPAQCSPHHLAPDPSATPPRTQLLANIAALLFTETRETSLSFPGTSEVDQKRAEIRGQASLIARDSVQLLLVHWIIAYPVEGQGPRALSPENSNDRSNAAMSSLFKTGSSFPIASGQSYHDFLYIDFNPESSAQLIFARDFFPHLEAGFDTGRLYEQLIFTLREYSSLILQRDHWSPFIHHGSYRCPMGGMARPMGVALACVSAYTGSFGSNYGFVDTLINKERDKLVRNFQSFLGTPENSLAAVHAVCIYQTPGLFGGNFLPVAVKLSRQVEEGLEKQKEASENFAESLRRNIFFANVINILDARAGKLSSAYFEPLDDEAVLTLPLPAPESPTGQKARLTQTLKELLMAEEAGTLDVSTLLPLTRVILASMKIIPTRVVT; from the exons ATGGCTCGCACCCCTGCTCAATGCAGTCCTCACCATCTAGCCCCAGACCCGTCAGCCACGCCACCGCGCACCCAGCTCCTAGCCAACATCGCCGCTCTTCTATTTACCGAGACCCGCGAGACCTCCCTTTCGTTCCCGGGCACCAGCGAAGTTGACCAAAAGCGCGCCGAGATCCGTGGACAAGCCAGCCTTATAGCTCGGGATTCAGT GCAGCTGCTACTCGTCCACTGGATCATCGCCTATCCTGTTGAAGGACAAGGGCCCCGAGCACTCTCTCCAGAGAACTCGAATGACAGATCAAACGCTGCAATGTCCTCACTCTTCAAAACCGGCAGTTCTTTCCCCATCGCCTCTGGACAGAGCTACCACGACTTCCTTTATATTGACTTCAATCCAGAAAGTTCGGCACAGCTCATCTTCGCCCGCGATTTCTTCCCGCATCTGGAAGCTGGCTTTGACACTGGGCGACTGTACGAACAGCTGATTTTCACCCTCCGCGAGTATTCGTCGCTAATCCTCCAGCGCGACCACTGGTCCCCCTTTATACACCACGGATCCTACCGCTGCCCCATGGGCGGAATGGCGAGACCCATGGGCGTTGCCTTAGCATGTGTCTCAGCTTACACGGGCTCGTTTGGATCAAACTACGGATTCGTCGATACTCTGATCAACAAAGAGCGGGACAAGTTAGTCCGTAATTTCCAGTCGTTTCTTGGTACGCCTGAGAATTCCCTTGCTGCCGTGCACGCGGTCTGCATTTATCAGACACCCGGCCTCTTTGGAGGGAATTTCCTGCCTGTCGCTGTCAAGCTATCCAGACAAGTAGAGGAAGGGCTGGAAAAACAGAAAGAGGCATCGGA AAAT TTCGCTGAGTCGCTTCGTCGAAACATCTTCTTTGCCAACGTCATCAATATACTCGATGCTCGAGCGGGAAAGCTCAGTAGTGCTTACTTCGAGCCCTtggacgacgaagccgtgCTGACTCTACCACTTCCAGCGCCGGAGT CGCCGACGGGACAAAAGGCACGGTTGACGCAGACGCTGAAGGAGTTGCTCATGGCGGAAGAAGCGGGGACACTGGATGTGTCAACATTACTGCCTCTTACACGTGTTATCCTGGCGAGTATGAAGATCATCCCTACTAGAGTTGTTACATAG
- a CDS encoding Zn(II)2Cys6 transcription factor (transcript_id=CADANIAT00010443) translates to MDKSLDRVRRACDRCNTSRTRCSGDLPCRRCDKLNYACQYERAVKKRGPKPRSQSSTHQARRSANAGIRVRTYPSPVSTASGKSLPGSDRGSPCAKSERVENGSCPNTPVRADGLYFSANVQDDHLYLDKATTEGSVTSIPNRTHFPLNLSSVAMSSHKIYSTPSCRYPCLNPVLPLLQGTMTAEDACKLLDIYFADPETGGSISGCPYVLSPIIRVQSLLRETNPRPVSPALLMIILWCASHTAHLGIFSDSSTRLRVTQRLYFLSMKLLRARDCETWHQAAETAPRWIWLTVPPVGECVPLSDMPLYGTSVDTGPSAVCDGKVEQGVDDVLSYVLLTCVVSVTEFKDEALTWWNKAVRLVKRLGFHSEARIAENTPSWQQMSLTAREEQEERRRAFWLVYSLDRHLALSYNEPLHILDRECQVLCPLPERVWQNLDKIPLEDIPPRVFGPPTCITGTTFFEYFLPLMAILGDIIELRSRNQHPRLRGFDGSYLTGTVETALADCEYSLHVLQAVKESTKICSNELFMLPNPPSFSGSPSRASSTKTELRRVEVAVAYGQYLIQVLHILLHRGWDLVTVGLFDASCAPLAYTAHSVAAGYTINQILNLDQDLSFIPFVFGTYLFHGSLDFLSVVHQISQAGAIDLAKQGCGAVLHAHEVALKTLDTSFQVGHKGKRLSSQTILYSMICEDISPRNTTRAKMAQNGYRTGSYL, encoded by the exons ATGGATAAATCGTTAGATAGGGTTCGGAGAGCCTGTGATCGATGCAATACTTCCCGGACGCGTTGCAGCGGCGACCTGCCCTG TCGGCGCTGCGATA AACTCAACTACGCCTGCCAGTATGAGCGTGCCGTCAAGAAACGCGGTCCAAAACCCAGGTCCCAGTCGAGCACCCACCAAGCCAGGCGCAGCGCCAACGCTGGTATACGAGTAAGGACCTACCCTTCGCCGGTATCGACAGCTTCTGGTAAAAGTCTGCCTGGTAGTGATAGAGGATCACCATGCGCGAAGTCAGAACGGGTTGAAAATGGGAGCTGTCCGAATACGCCAGTGAGGGCTGACGGGCTCTACTTCAGCGCTAACGTCCAGGATGATCACTTGTACCTGGACAAGGCGACGACCGAGGGTTCAGTAACGAGTATCCCTAACCGCACTCACTTTCCTCTGAATTTATCGTCTGTTGCGATGTCGAGTCACAAGATCTACAGTACTCCCAGTTGCCGCTATCCATGTCTAAACCCGGTGCTTCCGCTCCTGCAGGGAACAATGACAGCAGAAGATGCATGCAAACTCCTTGACATATACTTTGCGGATCCAGAGACGGGAGGTTCAATTTCTGGCTGTCCGTACGTGCTTTCACCAATCATTCGAGTGCAGTCGCTCCTGCGGGAGACAAACCCGCGCCCGGTTTCACCTGCTCTCCTGATGATAATCCTTTGGTGCGCCTCTCATACGGCCCATCTGGGCATCTTTTCAGATTCGAGTACACGTCTACGGGTCACGCAACGTTTGTATTTTCTCTCGATGAAGCTTCTGCGGGCCAGAGACTGCGAGACCTGGCATCAAGCAGCTG AAACAGCCCCAAGATGGATATGGCTGACCGTTCCTCCGGTAGGCGAGTGCGTACCACTGTCTGATATGCCCTTATATGGCACGAGCGTCGACACTGGTCCCTCTGCTGTTTGTGACGGGAAGGTCGAGCAAGGTGTGGATGACGTGCTGAGCTACGTCCTGTTAACATGCGTAGTCTCAGTCACCGAGTTCAAAGACGAGGCTCTAACATGGTGGAACAAAGCTGTGCGCCTGGTGAAGAGGCTGGGGTTCCATTCCGAAGCACGAATAGCGGAGAATACACCTTCCTGGCAGCAGATGTCCTTGACTGCGCGcgaggaacaggaagaacGAAGGAGGGCTTTTTGGCTGGTTTATTCTCTCGATCGACACCTAGCCCTGTCCTATAACGAACCACTGCACATACTTGATCGGGAGTGTCAGGTGCTATGTCCATTGCCTGAACGAGTCTGGCAAAATCTTGACAAGATACCGTTGGAGGATATCCCACCACGCGTCTTTGGGCCTCCGACTTGTATAACAGGCACCACTTTCTTCGAATACTTTCTCCCATTAATGGCGATCCTTGGCGACATCATCGAGTTGCGCTCAAGAAACCAGCATCCGCGTTTGAGAGGCTTCGATGGATCCTACCTCACCGGCACCGTTGAGACAGCGCTCGCTGACTGCGAGTACAGTCTCCACGTTCTACAGGCCGTAAAGGAATCGACCAAGATTTGCAGTAATGAGTTATTCATGTTACCGAATCCGCCCTCCTTCAGTGGCTCGCCTTCCCGCGCAAGCTCGACGAAAACCGAGCTGCGACGGGTTGAAGTCGCTGTAGCGTACGGCCAGTATCTGATCCAGGTTCTACATATCCTTCTGCACCGTGGATGGGACCTGGTCACAGTTGGTCTGTTTGATGCAAGCTGTGCTCCGCTCGCATACACAGCCCATTCCGTCGCTGCTGGATATACTATCAACCAAATACTAAACCTGGACCAGGACTTGTCGTTTATCCCCTTCGTATTTGGGACCTACCTCTTCCATGGAAGTCTCGACTTTCTCTCAGTCGTGCATCAGATAAGCCAGGCCGGGGCAATAGATCTAGCAAAGCAGGGCTGCGGAGCCGTCCTTCATGCGCACGAAGTGGCACTGAAGACACTAGATACCTCTTTCCAA GTAGGACATAAGGGAAAGCGTCTCTCGAGCCAAACGATTCTTTACAGCATGATATGTGAAGATATATCGCCCAGAAACACGACAAGAGCGAAAATGGCCCAGAACGGGTACAGAACTGGCTCTTATCTATAA